Below is a genomic region from Marinilabiliales bacterium.
CCCTCCACGAAAATGCGGAAGTTCTCGCCTGCAACCAGATGCGTCCTGTACGAAGCGGTAACATCCAGGTCTGCCAGTACGCCAAGAGCATAATCCCTGTCAATCTCTGACGCAGGAACAGTGACTTCCCGGGTGAATTCCTTTTCGGTTATAATGTAGTTGGGGTTCCAATCATGCCTGTGGTTGAGTGCTATACCCGACAATGCATAGATAATTGTCATTCCGAAAAAGAAATAACCAAGATCCCTGTGAAGTACCCTGTTAAGTTTTCGTAATCGCATAATAAAATGTTTCCGGGAAGTGGCTCTGGTAACATTCCGGCACCGGTATGTTGCAGCCACCTTTCCGGTTTCTGAAAATCACCTGTCCGGCAGCTACACCTTGCCTGCCACTCCTGCCGGTTACCTGTAGGCCCGGGTCCGGATTCTATTATCTGGTCTCGTAACCGGCGAGTGTGATATAGGTGCGGATATTTGCATCCAACCCCCTGGCCTTCATAGCCTCAATGGCTTCAAGTGTACTGGAACAGTCATGGTCATCATCTTCATCATGGCTGTGATCGTGAAGCTCGTCAATATTTGTTACTTCAGTAACCACTTCGCCTGACAATACCACCCACAATCCCTCCGACCCAGTGTCGAGCTGCCCGGTGAAATCTCCGAGCATGACCTGAACACTAAGGTCGGATCCGTCCTGCATTACCCTCATCTTGTCGCCGCTGTGCCTGCATACA
It encodes:
- a CDS encoding DUF4920 domain-containing protein, with product MTKFKSQKMTGKLTFMLAVIMVMAACTSGTGEKGQAATDNPVIEASISELLANPLDYDTKTVKIEGVISHVCRHSGDKMRVMQDGSDLSVQVMLGDFTGQLDTGSEGLWVVLSGEVVTEVTNIDELHDHSHDEDDDHDCSSTLEAIEAMKARGLDANIRTYITLAGYETR